DNA sequence from the Streptomyces sp. HUAS 15-9 genome:
GGTTCATGTCCTCGCCGTAGGCGGTCAGGGACCAGAACCCCTCCACCGGCGGGAGGTTGCCGGGCTCGAAGCGCAACCGGTAGCGGCCGGTGGACAGCTTCACGCCGTCGGCGTCGTCGTAGCAGAGCAGATAGACCGCCTCGGCGGGGTCGTTGGCGGTGATCCCGACCAGTGACTGGTCGGCCGCGCGCTTGAGGAAGTCGTCGCCGAAGCGCCCTATCTGCGGCGGCGGATAACGCCAGCCGTTGACCAGACGCGCCCAATCACCGCTGAGCATCTGCTGCTTGAGCAGCGGCTTCCCGGTGGCAGCGGCCCGGATCAGGGACCGCTTGACGATCTCGGGCTGCAGCTCGATGTCGAGTCCCGGCCCGATGCCGATCTCGGCGAACTGCCTCAGCAGCACCTCGTGGTGCGCGGGCGGCGGGTTCTCGGCCAGCATCGCGTTCAGGGTCTTCCAGGGAGCGAGGGGATCCTTGGCCGGGTCCACGGGCTCCAGTACGTCACGACGTGCCGGAAGCGTGTGCCCTTCCTTCCCGAACAGGCTGAGCGGGGTGAGCCGGTACCGCTCCTGCAGCGCGCGGACCTCGGGCACGTCCTCCTCACCGGCGACCAGCGTCCGGCCCAGCACCAGAACCCAGGGGCTGGGCGCCTGTGCCGTACGCCGCACTCCGTCGGGCAGCTGTCCGTCCCAGCCCGGTCCCGTGATGGCGAAGTGCCCCGCCTGTGAGCCGGTGGTGCGCTGGCCGACGTAGTCGAAGTTGTCCGACGTGATCCCCGCCAGTTCGAACGTGAAGTACCTGTCGCCCATGTCCGGATGCGACAGGATGACCGGCTCCGCACTCACATCGACCCAGGCGAGCGAGTACAGGGTGTCGTTGTTGGGGCACCCGCCGTCCCGGTAGGAGGCGTCCATCAGCCGCCGCGCGTGCCAGAAGTGGTTGACGGCCGCGTACGGAACGGTCTCCGGGTCGCGTTCCTGCGTGACCCACTGGTGGCGCAGCTGGGCGTTGTAGAGGTACGGGAAGCCGTAGACGTACGCCTGCTCGCCCAGCGTGTAGGCGTACTCCCCGCGCCAGTCGTCCACCCGCCCGGTCAGGATCGGCGTCAACGCCTGGCGCAGCGCGGGCAGGACATCGGTCAGCCGGCGGGCGTGCTCGAGCACGGCCTTCGGGTGCGCGACCGCACGCCCGGCCGTCCGTGCCGCCGCGACGGCCGCGCCCGCCATGTCACCCGGCGTGCGCCACGGAGACTGTGTTTTCGACGATTGGGATATGTCGGTCGTATCAGCCATGTCAGTCATCCTCTCCTGCCTTGCCGATCGCCGCAGCCGGAGCCGTTCGCGTCGGGCCGCCCACCCCGACGTCACCGGCCCGGACGCGCTGAAGCTGTTCGAGGACGGGACCGCGGACATGATCGTCCATGAGGCACCATTCCTGGCCACGCTCACCTCCTGAACGGCCTCCACCCGGCACCTGGGAGTTCCCGATGTCCAAAGCGATCACTTTCTCCGAGTACGGCGCGCCCGAGGTGCTGCGGCTGTCGCAGGTCACCGCGCCGGAGCCCGGCCCGGGCCAGGTCCGGATCCGGGTGCGGGCCGCCTCCGTGAACCCCTTCGACCTGAAGTTGCGCTCCGGTCTGATGGCCGACGGCGTCCCCGCACGCTTTCCCGTGGTCCCCGGCCTGGACGCGGCCGGTGTCGTCGATGCCGTCGGCGAGGGAGCCGACGCGGCCGTGGGCGACGAGGTCCTCGGTGCCACCGTCGGCGGCAGCTACGGCGAGTACGCCCTGCTCGACCGGCCGGTGGCCAAGCCCGGGGCCCTGTCGTGGGAGGCCGCCACCTCGCTCGTGACGGTGGGCCGGACCGCGTTCCGTGTCCTGCGCCAGCTGGGTGTGCAGGCGGGCCAGACCCTGCTCGTCCATGGCGCCGCCGGCGGCGTGGGCACCGTCGCGGTGCGGTTGGCCGTCGCCGAGGGCATCACCGTCGTGGGAACGGTCGGCGAGCACGACATCCAGCGTGTCACCTCACTCGGAGCCACCGCCGTCCGCTACGGCGACGGCTGGGTGGAGCGGGTGAAGGCCCTGACTCCCCAGGGCGTCGACTTCGTCCTCGACGCCTCCGGCGCCGGTGTGCTCGCCGACTCCGTCGCCCTGACCGGTGACAGCGCACACGTCATCACCATCGCCGACACGTCCGCCGCCGAGCACGGCGTCCGCTTCAGCGCCGGTGACACCGACCAGGCCGAAGACCCCCTGCCGGAGCTGGTGCGGCTGGCCGCCGCCGGCAAACTCACCGTGCCGATCTGGCGCACCTACCCCCTGGCCGAAGCGGCACAGGCCCACACGGACCTGGAGGCCCACCGCAACCGCGGCAAGGCCGTCCTGCTGCCCTGACCCCACGCCACGACCGTCCGGACCCGGGCCGATCGTCCGGACAGGTGTCATCGGCCCACCGCCGGAACGCCGTGGGCGCGGCGCGACGGCACGGCGGGGTGCGGCGCCGTAGAGGTGGACCATGGAAAGCCGCGATGCGGATGTGTGCGTGATCGGCGCGGGGTTCGCGGGTCTGGCTGCCGCACGGCAACTGGCGCGATTCGGCCGCCGGGTGATGGTCCTGGAGGCCCGGGACCGGGTGGGCGGGCGCGTCTGGAACCGGCGGATGCCCGGCGGCACGGTGGTGTCGGCGGGCGGCACCTGGCTGGGCAAGGGCCAGGATCGGATGTTCGCGCTCTGCCGGGAGTACGGCCTGCCGGTGTATCCCCAGCACGAGGAGGGCGACCGGATCGTCCGCCTCGACGGCGCCAACCACCGCTACCGCGGCACCATCCCCAAGGTCGGCGCGGGAGCCTTCGCCTCCCTCGGTGTGGCCTTCGCCCGCCTGGACCGGATGGCGCGACGCCTCCCCGCCGACAGCCCCTGGGAGGCCCGCGGTGCCCGGGCGATGGACGCCCGCACGCTCGGTCAGTGGCTCTCCTCCCCCGTCAACCTGCCCTCGGCCACGGCCCACAGGCTGGCCGCGGTGACGATGAGCCTGCTGTTCTGTGCCGACCCGGCCGAGGTCTCGCTGCTGGGCTCGCTCGTACTGGCCCGTGGCGGTGGCGGGTTCACGTACTACGTCGACAGCCGGCGCACCGAGACCCACCTGGTCGACGGCGGCGTACCGGAGCTCGCGGTGCGGATGGCCCAGGGCCTGGGCGAGGCGGTACGGCTCTCCTGTCCCGTCATGCGCATCGCCCAGAACGGCGGCGCCGCCCAGGTGACCGGCGAGGGGCTCGCCGTACGGGCCCGGCGGGTGATCGTGGCGACCCCGCCGGCGACGGCGGCGCGGATCGTCTACGACCCGCCCCTGCCCGCCGTCCACAGCCATCTGCTGCAACGGCTGGTCCCCGGCGCCGTCATCCGGGTGCACACCGTCCATCCCGAACCGTTCTGGCGTGGCCGGGGGCTCTCCGGGCAGACCCTGGCCCCCCAGTCACCGGTGGCCGTCACCATCGACCAGACCCCGCGCTCGGGACGGCCGGGTGTGCTCAGCAGCTACGCGTTCGGCCCCAGCGCCCTGCATCTGGGCCGACTGGGCGCCGAGCGGCGGCGCGAGCTGTGGCTGGCGGCGCTCGCCGAACGCTTCGGTCCGCAGGCGCTGACGCCCACCGACCATCTGGAAACGGACTGGTCGGCCGAACCCTGGTCGCTCGGCGGGATGATGGCCCACTTCGCCCCCGGTGTTCTCACCACCTATGGCAGTGCGCTGCGTCGGCCGGTGGGCCGTATCCACTGGGCGAGCACGGAATCCGCCACCCTGATGCACGGGTTGATGGAAGGCGCGGTGCGTTCCGGCGAACGGGCAGCCCACGAGGTTCTGCTCTTGGACTAGATACTAATTTTTCTATTTCCGGCGTCAGTTCTTATCTCCCGTCATGAAGTCGCCATCCAGCCCAATTAGCGTGTCGGGCAATAACGCCATGGTCGCCCTTGTTAATGTGCGCCTCGCTGAAATCGTCCACAAAGGATCGCATCGAACCACGCCGAATGGCGGTCGAGAGGACACCGACCATGCAGGACTTTTCTCGTCGCGGACTGCTCAAGGCAACGGCGGCCGCCGGCGCCGGCGCGGTCATCGTCCCGGGCATGACGGCCGCGGAAGCCACGGCAGCGGAAGCCACGGCCGCGAGCGCATTGGGCAATGGTCCCGGGGGCGGGAGGTGCGCGCCGGCGGAGCTGACCGGCCGTATCGTCCGCCCCAACGACCCCTCGTACACGGATGCTCGGCTCGGCTGGGACCAGCTCTTCTCGCACTATCCGCTGGTCATCGTCTTCGCCCAGAACACCCAGGACGTGGTCAACGCCCTCACCTGGGCGCGGCAGAACGACGTCGCGCTGCGGGTGCGCAGCGGCCGGCACAGCCTTGAGGGCTGGTCGAACGTGGACAACGGCCTCGTGATCGACATCAGCGAGCTGAAGTCGGTCCGCATCGACTCCGCCGCCCGTGTCGCGACGGTCGGTTCCGGGCTCAACCAGCTGGAGGCCGTGACCACGCTCGCGCAGCAGGACCTCGCGGTGACCACCGGTACGGAGGGCAGCGTGGGCCTGGCCGGTGCGACGCTCGGCGGCGGCTTCGGCTTCCTCACCCGCTGGCTCGGTCTGGCCTGCGACAGCCTGGTGGGGGCCGAGATCGTCGTCCCGTCCGGCAGCGAGTGCGCCAAGGTGATCAACGCGGATCTGAAGAACAACTCGGATCTGCTCTGGGCACTTCGCGGGGCGGGAAACGGAAACTTCGGAATCGTCACGTCGCTCACGTACAAAGTGGCTCCGCTGAAGAGCGTCAGCTATCTGCAGGCGACGTGGGACGGCCTCGGGGATCTGCACGGGGTCTTCGACGCATGGCAGCGTACGGCTCCGGTCAGCGAGGACCGCCTCGGCACCCAGCTCGAGGTCCACAAACCGCAGATCCTGTTGTTCGCGGTTCTGGCCGAAGGAACGCCGGACGAGGCGAAGGAGTTGCTGGCCCCGATCCTGTCGGTCGGCAACCCTCAGATCACGGTGCAGGAAGGCAACTGGGGCGACGTATACGCGGGATTCCAGATTCCGACCGAGGACGAACCCGCGAACTGGAAGTTCTTCTCGCAGTTCACCAGAAAGCCGTTCCCGGAGGAAGCGATCGATGTGATCGCCGCGTTCATGGCGGACGCCCCGACGGATGACAGCAACTTCTTCACCCAGGCCTTCGGCGGGGCCGCCAGGAGGAGCCCCCGCGGCGGCACCGCGTTCGCGCATCGCGACGCGCTCTTCTACTCCGAGCCCGGCGTCGGCTGGGGAAAGCGTGGCGACCAGCCGGGCGTCTGCGACCCGCTCACCCCGCAGGCGCAAACCTGGATCGCCGAGTTCAGCCAGGCGCTGCGGCCGTATGTGAACGGCGCGTACGTCAATGTGCCGAACATCGGGCAGCAGGACTGGGAGACCGCGTACTGGCGGGACAACTTCGACCGACTGCGCAAGATCAAGGCGAAGTACGACCCGCACAACGTCTTCCAGTACGAGCAGAGCATCCCGCCCGCGTCCTGCTGACCGGACGGGCGTCCTGCTGCTGACCGGCGACCCGACCGAGCCCCCTCCCGCCACTTCCGTTCCAGTGGTCGTTGCAACACCCCAGTTCAGGGGATGCGATGTCCTTCGAGATTCGGCCCACCAAGCAGTATTCCGGGAGCAAGCTGAGCCGGGAGCGGCAGGAATACTTCCGGCTCATGAAGCTGGGCTACGGCAACAAGGAGGCGAGCAGGCTCGTCGGCGTCAATCCTCGGACCGGTCGTGAGTGGCGCAACGGCCGGCCCGGGGACGCAAAAGGCGCCCGAGGCCACTCGCGCACATCGCGCAGGTGACCTCGGGCGCCTCTTCGCGCAACGAACTCGCCCTGGCGTGCGACATGATCTTCGCCGCGCGCGAGAACGCGGTCTTCGGGCAGTTCGAGTGCGGCACCGGCGCCCTGCCCGGTGCCGGCGGAGTACAGCACCTGGCCCGGCGGCTGGGCAGAACGCGCGCCATCGAAGCCATCACCGGCGCCGACGACTTCGACGCCGACCTCGCCGAACGCTACGGCTGGATCAACCGCGCCCTGCCCGACGCCGAACTGGACGCCTTCGTCGAGCGCCTGGCCAAGCGCATCGCCGGCTTCCCGCCCACGGGTGTCAAGGCGGCCAAGCGCGCCGTCAACAACCTCACGCTGCCCAACCGGGCGAACGTCCGCTCCGACTCGGCCACGTTTCTCGGCCTGGTCGCACTGCCCGAAACCCGCGAACGGCTGGACTACCTGGCCGACCGAGGCCTCCAGACCCCGGGCGCCCTCGAACGCGACCTGCGCAAGGCGGTGGCGGAGTCAGGGCACCGATGAGTTCCAGATCCTTACGGGGTCTACCTCTGCACAAGCGACAGCCGCGCACGAGCTCTGTGAGGGAAACATGACCACCCACGCACTACCACCCGTCGTAGACACCGCGACCTGGGAGCGCGGCCTCGAGGCACTGCGCGCCCGGGAGAAGGCCGCGACACGGGAGCTTGACGCCATCGCCGCCGAGCGTCGTCGCCTGCCGATGGTCGAGATGCCCGAGTACACCCTCGAAGGTGCGGACGGCCCCGTCCGGCTGGCGGACGTCTTCGAAGGCAAGCGGCAACTGATCGTCTACAACCACATGTGGTTCCCCGGCAAGGAATGGCAGTGCCCGGGCTGCACGGGGTTCACCTCGCAGTACACCCGCCTGGAGTTCCTGGACAACTACGATGCGCGGTTCGTCATCGTCACCCAGGGCCCGATCGACGAGGCACTCGCCTACAAGCAGCGGGTCGGCAACCGGATGACCTGGTACTCGACGGCCGACAGCCCGTTCGGGACGGACGTCGGCGCACCGCCCGACGGGGGATTCGCGGTCAACGTGTTCCTGCGCGACGGCGACACCGTCTATCGCACGTGGCACACCAACGGCCGGGGTACCGAGCAGCTCAGTCACACCTTCGCGCTGATCGATGTCCTGCCGTACGGACGGCAGGAGGAATGGCAGGACTCACCCGAGGGCTGGCCCCAGTCGCCCACCTACAGCCGATGGGCAACGTCCAAGGACATCGCCGCGCTCTACGGCTCGGGTTCCGGCGGCCACTGAGCTCCCGACGGCCCAGGGCACCGGCCGCCGCCGGCCAGTCATCGAGACCGGTCGGCCGGGGGGTCCCTCATACGGTGATCAGGGTTGAATGTCTGCGACCGATGCCCTATATCACGTATACGCCGAATGTGGCAACATTGCATATGTGGCATTTGGTGCTGAAGACAGGCGAGAGGAGTGCATGATGATCGCCAAGCTGCTCTGCAAGCTGTCCTTCACCCGCCACTACGGCGCGTACGGGGCCCACGAGTGGGATGCGTACGCCGGCGACGACGGGGTCTGACCGCACTACCGGCGGGCGCCCCCGGGGCACCCGCCGACTCCCAGCCACGCTCCCGACGGTATCGGCCTGGACAAGACAGGTACGAGAGCCAGGGACGATCTCATGGGCCGAATGAATGAGCCGCCGCGGTTGCCCGAAGGCAGCTTCGCCGCCTGGAGCCGCGACCGGCTGGCAGTGGCGCGCCGTGGCGCCGAGGAGTGCGGGGACGTCTGGCAGCTGGAGCCAGGTGTCTACGTGGCCGCTACGGCCGGGCCGTGTGAAGCGGTCCTGCACCGCGCGCAGGACTTCCCCAAGGCACCCTCGCCTCTCTTCCCGCCCTTGAAACGGTCGAGCGGAGCACCGACGCCCGAGGAGCGTTCCCACGCTCACGCCGCCCGCATGCGCGGACTGCGACCGCAGACGGTTGCGGCCCGGATCGGTGAGATCGCGCCCAGGACCGATCTCTTTGCCGACCAGTGGCCCACGGACCAGGACGTCGAGATTCTGCCCCCGGTCCGGCACGCCCTGGCAGAGATCGGGGTGAGCTTTCTCTACTCCGAAGACGCTCCCACCCTGCTGCCCTTCGCCGCACAGCTCTTCCTTGCCCGGGAGGTGCTCGTACGCCCCTCACGCTGGGCATGGCCGCGCTGGATCCCCACACCGGCACGGCGGTTCCGCACACAGCAGCAAGTCGCCTTCACCGACGCTCTGCGGCCCATCATCCGCCGGCGCCGTTCATCGGGCCGACTCGGTGACGACGTGCTGGGGCTGATGCTCCAGCCCTCTCCCCGCTACGGCCTGCTGCCGGAAGAGGCCGTCCTCGACACTCTCCCCGCAATCACGGTCGCCACCTTCGAGACACCTACCCGGGCAGCCGGATGGATCCTGCTCCACCTGGCCCGGTACCCCCAGGCAGCGAGCCGCGTCGCGGCCGAAGCCGCCCTGCTGCCGGCGGACCCGGCCGCGACGACCAGCGCCCACCTCGACAGCCTGCACTACACCGAGGCACTGGTACGCGAGGTGCTCCGGCTGTACCCCCCGAGCTGGCTGCTGACCCGGCGCGCCACGCGACAGACCGAGCTCGCCGACTACACCATCGACGCCGGATCCACCGTTCTCGTCTGCCCCTACACCGCCCACCGCGACGCACGGGAACACAGCGAGCCGGACGAGTTCCAGCCCGAGCGCTGGCTCGAAGATCCGGACTCACCGGCGAAACCCGGGGTCTTCCTCTCCTTCGGTACCGGCCCGCACGGCTGCGAAGGAGCCGCTCTGGCCATGGCGATGCTGACGCTCCTGACCGCGCAGACCGCCCGCCGCTACCACTTGAGCGAGCCGGCCGGACCGGAACCCAGCTACCAGGTCGCCACCTTCGAAGGTCTCGCAACCGTCGGCCTGCGCCTGCGTGCCACCGTGCGCAGCTGAGGGCGCGCTCGGACGGACGGCTCATGGTTCGCTCATCGTGTGTCGCTGGTCGAACTCGTCGGCGAGCATGCCCATCATGACGAGGTCGTGGTGCCGACCGGCGAAGAAGACGTGTTCCCGCAGGCACCCCTCCTCGGTGAAGCCGAGCCGGCGGAAAAGCGCCAGCGACGCCATGTTGTGGGCGAAGATCGCTGCCAGGCATTTGTGATAGCGCCGCTCGGCAAACATGAAGCGCAGCAGCAGCACCAGGGCTTCTGTCGCGTAGCCCTTGCGCCGGTGGTCGGCACCGATCGTGACATCACACTCGAACCAGCCTGAACGAGGGCCGGTGCGATGCGAGCCGACTGTGCCGACCAGCTCTCCCCCGACCGTCGTTTCGACTGCCAGCCGGAAGCGGTCGTCATCACACTCGGCGACGGCTTGCTCCTTCGCCCAGGCACGGTAGCTCTCGGCGGACCGGGGTAGATCCAGCCGGCTTTCTCGCCGCCCGTCATCGTCGGCGAAGCGCGCGAACGCCGCCCAGTCGTCGGGCTCGATGGCGCGTAGGCGTACCCGATGGCCGGTCCAGGACGATGCCATGCCCAATTTGATCACGCTGCTGCGCGCGCGACCACTCACAGCGGGCGTCAGGGCCTGACCGCGAACACCATGCCGATGTCACCGGCCTGCTGCACCGGGTCCTGCTCGGTGCTGACTGTGAAGCCGTGCGTGAGGAGGACCTCGCAGACCGTGTCGCGGTTCTGCTGCCAGCGCTCCACCTCGACGACGGCCTGACGGACCAGTGGCCAATGCCGTTCCTCGATACCGCTGAGCACATCGAGTTCGGCGCCTTCCACATCGACCTTCAGCAGGTCGATACGGTCGATGCCCTGCTCGTCGAGCACTGATGACAGGGGCCTGACCTTCACCCGGTGCGTCTCGAGCCGCCGCATCACCCGGAGCTTGCGGCCGACGAGAAGAGTGAGGACGGGCGCGGGTACGCGGCGCAGGACCGGTCCCAGGCCGCCCTGACGGATCATCTCGACGACGCTGGCGGTGACCCTACGCCGCTCGGCCTCGATGTTCCCCTGATCCCGCGAGGAGGACGAGAAGATCGTGGCGGCCGGAACGTAACTGAAATCGAGCTCGTCGTCACGGGACGCCAGGCCATAAGGGAGCGCGGTCAGACGTCCGTTGAAGAATTCGCGAGCATTGCGTTCGAGCGTCGCGTGCAGTGGCGGCACCGGCTCGAAGGCGTAGATCCGTACGTCCCCGTCCAGCCGCTCATAGACGGCCGCCGAGAACACACCGATGTTGGCACCCACGTCGAGCACCGTCGCGCCCGGCGCGCACTCGACGCCGTGGGCGAAGTAGCCGCCCACCTCCTCACGCAGGAAGGACGCCTCCCAACGATTGATACTGTGCAGTTCAATCGCACTCATGGCCATGACAAGTTGATGTATCAGGCTTGGAGTCAACAATCCAGCCCGCACGCTTCACTTCGCCCGCCGGCGCCCCTGATCCACAGGGGCGTCGGCGGGTGAAGACACGAAGCTCGGCGCGCGTGGCCACTCCCGCGCAGCGGGCGTGCCATCCCGCCGCGGACGCTGTATTCATCACATACCGGCCATATGGCCACCGGTGAGCCCCGGAGCCGGAGCCGGCACGCAGAAAACCTCCAGACGAGCAGGTACGCAACAGTGAAAGCGACCATGCGCCTCGACCGGTGCACGGTGATGGTGCGTGCATACACCGCAGCGACGGGCGCCGTGGAGGGGTTCGAGCGTCAGCGTTCCACAGGCGCGCACCGAAAGCGGAAGGGCCCCTGCGTTCCCTACTGCGCACGAGGCCCGACCAGCTACTTGTTGACCACAGTCAAAGGCAGGAGCTTCTTACCCGTCGGACCCACCTGGATGTTCGTGTCCATGGCGGGCCATACTCCAACGAAGCCATATCCGCTACGGTGCTGGTCATGGCGAAGCGAACGAGGACGCGCACAGCAACTGATCGCGCACAGTACTCAGTTGAGGCCGAGTGGACCGGGGCGGACTTAGCGCTCTTGGAGGAGCTGAAAAGGGCCGACGCGCTCTTACCCGACGACGCCCCACGAGCCCTGTTGTCCGTACGACTGTCCGTGCTCACTGACGACACGACGTCACCCGTCCGGCAGGAACTCGACCTCCGGAAGCTGGCCCTGGACCGCGGCAGCCGAGTCGTCGGCGTGGCCAGCGATCTGAACGTGTCAGCCACGAAGGTTCCGCCGTGGAAGCGCAAGGAACTCGGCGACTGGCTGAACAACAGGGCACCAGAGTTCGATGAGATCCTTTTCTGGAAGCTGGACCGCTTCGTACGGCGGCTCAGTGACCTCAGCACCATGATCGACTGGTGCCTGAAGTACGGGAAGAACCTCGTCTCCAAGAATGACTCGATCGACCTGACCACCACGGCCGGGAAGATCATGGTCACGATCATCGGTGGCATCGCCGAGATCGAGGCGGCCAACACGAGCACGCGCGTCGCCAGTCTGTGGAACTACGTCAAGACACAGACTGACTGGCTTGTGGGTAAGCCCGCATACGGCTACGCGACGGCGGAGAACGAGGACGGCAGGGTTGTTCTCGTCATCGACCAGGATGCGTACCGGGCACTGCATTGGTGCCGCAAGGCCGCTATGAGGCCGAAGCCCGCTTCTGCACGTCGCATGGTCAAGGTGCTCGTACGAGCCGGCGTCTGCGGACCGGGGCTGACCGCGTCGACGATGCTCCGACGCCTCAGGAACCCAGCACTCATGGGCTACCGCGTAGAAGAAGAGAAGAACGGGGGCCTGCGCCGCTCGAAGATGGTCCTCGGTAGCGACGCTCAGCCCATCCGGGTGGCCGATCCGATCTTCAGCGAGGAAGAGTACGACAGCCTTCAGAAGGCCCTGGATCGCAGAGCCAAGGACCAGCCCACGCGGCGTCCCGGTGGCGCGACGAAGTTCCTCGGTGTGCTGATCTGCCACGACTGTCGCTCGAACATGACCGTGCAGAAGAATCGGGTCAATGAACGGACCTATGCGTACTTGCGGTGCGGCAAATGCAAGGCCGGAGGCCACGGCGCCCCTAACCCCTATGAGATCTACGACAAACTCGTGGCCGACGTTCTGACAGTCCTGGGCGACGAGCCGGTCATGACACGCGAGTACAGACAGGGCGCCGACGCCCGCAAGGAACTACAGCGGCTGGAACAGTCAATCAGCTACTACATGACGGGCTTGGAGCCCGGAGGCCGATTCACGAAGACCCGCTTCACCAAAGAGAAGGCTGAGAAGACACTGGACGACCTCATCAAGCAGTTGGAGGCCATCGACCCGGAGTCCACGAAGGACCGATGGGTAGCCGTGCACCACGGCAAGACCTTCCGGCAGCACTGGGAAGAGGGCGGAATAGAGGCCATGGCCGCCGATCTACTCAGGGTCGGCGTCAAGTGCGTGATCAAGCGGAGCAAAATGAAGGGCGTTCGCGCCCCACAAATCCACATGAAGCTCATGATCCCTAGGGACGTGCGCGACCGGCTGATCCTCAAAGAGGACGACTTCGCTGAGGCGTTCTGATCGCTGCTGGTCGGCAAACGAACGGAGCCGCCCATCCAGCGACTGGGTGGGCGTCTCGACGTCACGAGAACCACGACGCAGGGTCAAACGGCTCTTCCGTTCCATCATCGTCAACGATCACAATTTCGCTCTGGATCAGGGGCATCTGTCTGTCGTCGGAGCGCTGGAGATACAACGCACGCTGAGGCTGCTGCGAGTCACGTTCAGGCAGAGCAGCTATCAGCACCACTCCCCCTCTTGCACCGTGGCCAGGGCCAACCGCCGGGACTCCGCAAGGTCCTCTGCGATGCCAGCAGCAATGAGTGCTGCGCCGGGGGTGTGGCCGCAGCCGACGTAGCGCCACTGTCGTTCGGTGATTGCGTCGGGTAGGTCGGTGTGGCCCTGATGGTGGGCACGGTCAGCTCGGAGTGCTGCGTAGGTGGTGGAGTAGGCGCGGGACTTGGTGAGGATGTGGCCCCGGTAGCCGAGGGTGTGTACCCAGTTCCTCAACCGTAGGTGTCCGTATTCGGGAAGCCCGCCGAGGCGCCAGCAGGTGCACATGAGGACGCGGACATGTGGGCTGACGGGCACCCTGCCGATGTCGTCCCAGGTGGTGAGCCGGTGGTCGGTGCCGGCGCCTGTCTCGCTCGCGCCTTTGGTGACGTACTTGGCCACGTACGCGGCCACCGCATCGTCGTCAGGTCCGTCACCGTCGGCGCGCAGCGGCCGGGCATCGATCTGAGCGCCCCAGCGCAAGGCCTGCTCACCCACGACCAGGCTGTAGGGGGCGCAGACCAGAACCCGCCGGGCGGAGTCCCGCACAGCGTCGATGAGCAGGTCCGCAGTGCCCCAGGCCGGGGGTTCATCGTCGGGTCCGTTCGGGCCGTCGAGGCGTACGACGGCGTGCACGTGGACGGCCGCCCGCTTCTGGTACTCGGCGACGCGGGCGAAGGACAGCCGGGCGTGCCGGGCGAAGTGGGACTGCACGAGGCCGACCGAGGAGGCGATGCG
Encoded proteins:
- a CDS encoding replication initiator; this translates as MRQLPEADRDAIRLAQDPDFPRWLEQITATGGCAHPVHLSGSTTTLDGTTGEILHHYDTRDEPGERLLVRCRNRRATVCPACSRLHAGDTFHLVRAGLLGGKNVPDSVRHRPRLFVTLTAPSFGPVHKSGEKCRPRRDGGTCEHGRPLCCGAVHALDAPVVGQPLCPDCYDYTGHVLWHAHASQLWDRFVIDVRRRIASSVGLVQSHFARHARLSFARVAEYQKRAAVHVHAVVRLDGPNGPDDEPPAWGTADLLIDAVRDSARRVLVCAPYSLVVGEQALRWGAQIDARPLRADGDGPDDDAVAAYVAKYVTKGASETGAGTDHRLTTWDDIGRVPVSPHVRVLMCTCWRLGGLPEYGHLRLRNWVHTLGYRGHILTKSRAYSTTYAALRADRAHHQGHTDLPDAITERQWRYVGCGHTPGAALIAAGIAEDLAESRRLALATVQEGEWC
- a CDS encoding GNAT family N-acetyltransferase, which codes for MASSWTGHRVRLRAIEPDDWAAFARFADDDGRRESRLDLPRSAESYRAWAKEQAVAECDDDRFRLAVETTVGGELVGTVGSHRTGPRSGWFECDVTIGADHRRKGYATEALVLLLRFMFAERRYHKCLAAIFAHNMASLALFRRLGFTEEGCLREHVFFAGRHHDLVMMGMLADEFDQRHTMSEP
- a CDS encoding FkbM family methyltransferase, translating into MRAGLLTPSLIHQLVMAMSAIELHSINRWEASFLREEVGGYFAHGVECAPGATVLDVGANIGVFSAAVYERLDGDVRIYAFEPVPPLHATLERNAREFFNGRLTALPYGLASRDDELDFSYVPAATIFSSSSRDQGNIEAERRRVTASVVEMIRQGGLGPVLRRVPAPVLTLLVGRKLRVMRRLETHRVKVRPLSSVLDEQGIDRIDLLKVDVEGAELDVLSGIEERHWPLVRQAVVEVERWQQNRDTVCEVLLTHGFTVSTEQDPVQQAGDIGMVFAVRP
- a CDS encoding cytochrome P450 — its product is MGRMNEPPRLPEGSFAAWSRDRLAVARRGAEECGDVWQLEPGVYVAATAGPCEAVLHRAQDFPKAPSPLFPPLKRSSGAPTPEERSHAHAARMRGLRPQTVAARIGEIAPRTDLFADQWPTDQDVEILPPVRHALAEIGVSFLYSEDAPTLLPFAAQLFLAREVLVRPSRWAWPRWIPTPARRFRTQQQVAFTDALRPIIRRRRSSGRLGDDVLGLMLQPSPRYGLLPEEAVLDTLPAITVATFETPTRAAGWILLHLARYPQAASRVAAEAALLPADPAATTSAHLDSLHYTEALVREVLRLYPPSWLLTRRATRQTELADYTIDAGSTVLVCPYTAHRDAREHSEPDEFQPERWLEDPDSPAKPGVFLSFGTGPHGCEGAALAMAMLTLLTAQTARRYHLSEPAGPEPSYQVATFEGLATVGLRLRATVRS
- a CDS encoding recombinase family protein, coding for MAKRTRTRTATDRAQYSVEAEWTGADLALLEELKRADALLPDDAPRALLSVRLSVLTDDTTSPVRQELDLRKLALDRGSRVVGVASDLNVSATKVPPWKRKELGDWLNNRAPEFDEILFWKLDRFVRRLSDLSTMIDWCLKYGKNLVSKNDSIDLTTTAGKIMVTIIGGIAEIEAANTSTRVASLWNYVKTQTDWLVGKPAYGYATAENEDGRVVLVIDQDAYRALHWCRKAAMRPKPASARRMVKVLVRAGVCGPGLTASTMLRRLRNPALMGYRVEEEKNGGLRRSKMVLGSDAQPIRVADPIFSEEEYDSLQKALDRRAKDQPTRRPGGATKFLGVLICHDCRSNMTVQKNRVNERTYAYLRCGKCKAGGHGAPNPYEIYDKLVADVLTVLGDEPVMTREYRQGADARKELQRLEQSISYYMTGLEPGGRFTKTRFTKEKAEKTLDDLIKQLEAIDPESTKDRWVAVHHGKTFRQHWEEGGIEAMAADLLRVGVKCVIKRSKMKGVRAPQIHMKLMIPRDVRDRLILKEDDFAEAF